One segment of Candidatus Latescibacter sp. DNA contains the following:
- a CDS encoding AGE family epimerase/isomerase — protein sequence MKRRHFIGTSLAAGLGGALGAGAVPVVPKGELKPAAFKSLPEFIAGLTLEELRDDYRDRLFKQFLPFWDKGAYDRELGGFMCLLNDDGTVCDDEKYIWYQGRAVWVYSFLYNNFGHDERFLEIARKTRNFLVKYMRAGQGKWYERVYRDGRIKEGVSENIYGWMFAAHGLAELYKAAGNPEDLELALESLHASVKAYDDPGYAGAVVWGNAISSDVFPKRGARDQGHSMVIIDMLANLLSHHPDAQLEKILTQHMGLVLNKFWNPDFGVTNEWLLHDYTRIPGYEGYMYVGHCIETLWMIMHSSLLVRNGTIFYICKSRVRRFLEMAWDYVYGGCGDENFYVLDIPGHRLGPSYDVKTMWAECEILIACLTVLEYTGDIWAKEWYERTREFTLRTIASTGIGVWRQAVDRYGENLVREGISPFRKCNFHQPRCLMLNLLSLERMIKNNGKLTPFPL from the coding sequence ATGAAACGACGACATTTTATCGGAACCTCGCTGGCTGCGGGTCTCGGCGGCGCCCTGGGTGCGGGCGCTGTCCCCGTGGTCCCGAAAGGGGAATTGAAACCCGCCGCTTTCAAATCGCTTCCCGAATTTATCGCGGGGTTGACCCTCGAGGAACTCCGTGATGATTACCGTGACCGCCTGTTTAAACAGTTCCTGCCTTTCTGGGACAAGGGCGCCTATGACCGCGAACTGGGCGGATTCATGTGCCTGCTCAACGATGACGGGACAGTGTGCGATGATGAGAAATATATCTGGTACCAGGGACGGGCGGTCTGGGTGTACTCCTTCCTGTATAACAATTTCGGGCATGATGAGCGTTTTTTGGAAATTGCACGCAAGACCAGGAATTTCCTGGTAAAGTATATGCGGGCGGGGCAGGGGAAATGGTACGAGCGGGTGTACCGTGACGGCCGGATAAAGGAAGGGGTGAGCGAAAACATCTACGGATGGATGTTTGCCGCCCACGGTCTGGCGGAATTATACAAAGCCGCCGGTAATCCGGAAGACCTGGAGCTTGCGCTGGAATCTCTCCATGCATCTGTCAAGGCTTACGATGACCCCGGATATGCCGGCGCTGTGGTATGGGGAAACGCCATCAGCTCCGATGTGTTTCCCAAACGGGGAGCGCGCGACCAGGGGCATTCCATGGTAATCATCGACATGCTCGCCAACCTTCTCAGCCACCACCCGGACGCCCAACTGGAAAAAATTCTCACACAGCACATGGGTCTGGTTCTGAACAAGTTCTGGAATCCGGATTTCGGAGTCACCAATGAATGGCTTCTGCATGATTATACCCGGATACCCGGCTACGAGGGATACATGTATGTGGGGCACTGCATCGAGACTTTATGGATGATCATGCACAGCTCCCTCCTGGTGCGTAACGGAACCATTTTTTATATCTGCAAGAGCCGGGTCCGCCGGTTCCTGGAAATGGCCTGGGATTATGTATACGGCGGGTGCGGGGATGAAAATTTTTATGTACTCGATATCCCCGGGCATCGTTTAGGACCGAGCTACGATGTTAAAACCATGTGGGCGGAGTGCGAAATTCTGATTGCCTGCCTGACCGTTTTGGAATATACTGGTGACATCTGGGCCAAGGAATGGTACGAGCGGACCCGTGAATTCACCCTTCGGACAATCGCCAGCACCGGCATCGGAGTATGGCGCCAGGCTGTCGACCGGTACGGCGAGAATCTCGTCAGGGAAGGCATCAGCCCCTTCCGCAAGTGCAATTTCCACCAGCCGCGGTGCCTTATGCTGAATCTGTTGAGCCTGGAGAGAATGATCAAAAACAACGGCAAGCTAACTCCTTTTCCTTTATGA
- a CDS encoding ABC transporter ATP-binding protein: protein MNISIKNLSKVYKQGTKALKDVNLEIGNGMFGLLGPNGAGKTTLMRILVTLMEPTDGMVTFNGLDLKKDRGTIRSMLGYLPQEFRMFSRLKAWEFLDYSAQLAGISRNGNRREVVSKMLESVGLYEARDRQANKLSGGMKRRLGIAQALIGNPKVLVVDEPTIGLDPEERIRFRNLLADMSREEKIIILSTHIVGDISSTCEHMAMLDEGELVYHGAPEKLLEEARGHVWLIDAVDADVEKIKKKYSVIASVPSRHGLEVQVVGDHLEGFTGREIEPNLEHAYVYFLEKRASEAAEYALLEEDWTS, encoded by the coding sequence ATGAATATAAGCATCAAGAACCTGAGTAAAGTGTACAAACAGGGAACCAAAGCGCTGAAAGATGTGAATCTGGAGATCGGAAACGGAATGTTCGGTCTTCTGGGGCCGAACGGCGCAGGAAAAACCACACTGATGCGTATCCTGGTCACCTTGATGGAGCCTACAGACGGGATGGTAACCTTCAACGGTCTTGACCTTAAAAAAGATCGCGGAACAATTCGCTCCATGCTCGGATATCTTCCGCAGGAGTTTCGCATGTTTTCACGTTTGAAGGCTTGGGAGTTTCTCGACTACTCGGCGCAGCTCGCCGGAATTTCCCGTAACGGCAACCGTCGTGAGGTGGTAAGCAAAATGCTCGAATCGGTGGGACTTTATGAGGCGAGAGACCGTCAGGCCAACAAGCTCTCCGGCGGAATGAAACGGCGTCTCGGCATTGCGCAGGCGCTGATCGGCAATCCGAAGGTGCTGGTGGTGGATGAGCCCACAATCGGGCTGGACCCCGAAGAGCGTATACGGTTCCGCAACCTGCTTGCCGACATGAGCCGTGAGGAAAAAATCATTATTCTTTCCACCCATATCGTTGGGGATATTTCCAGCACCTGCGAGCATATGGCCATGCTCGACGAGGGGGAATTGGTTTACCACGGCGCTCCCGAGAAACTCCTGGAGGAGGCGAGGGGGCATGTCTGGCTGATCGATGCTGTAGATGCCGATGTTGAAAAAATCAAGAAGAAGTACTCGGTCATTGCGTCGGTTCCATCCAGGCACGGTCTTGAAGTCCAGGTGGTAGGTGATCATCTGGAAGGTTTTACCGGCAGAGAAATCGAACCGAATCTTGAACACGCCTATGTGTATTTTTTGGAAAAGAGAGCCTCTGAGGCTGCTGAATATGCTCTTTTGGAAGAGGATTGGACCTCATGA
- a CDS encoding phosphoribosyltransferase produces MFLELGIRYGLRRSTTILLKQAGTVIPFDITNYRCVEYSPFFNGPEKAIDDIVDTINLVISQRPRPTDSLVFDVFPQMLVEIPGIIKEREEEVTSSKAMAWSEYWERLQHIVSKLRDNVQDGRFVPDVILGISNGGLMYADLLGRELFRGIPILSLWADRLNRENKYFDNPINESIVKGIESCSPTAKEKIEILLVDDIVASGTTLRQAVLYISTKLSNSNVYFLPLFSRNEKYFDLIRDNIVWLSPVFHFKEEDVMTMHTVEKNLLPYGKEIRST; encoded by the coding sequence GTGTTTCTTGAACTTGGTATACGATATGGTTTAAGAAGGTCAACTACTATTCTTTTAAAACAGGCAGGGACAGTTATTCCTTTTGATATTACTAACTATAGATGCGTTGAGTACTCTCCGTTTTTCAATGGTCCAGAAAAAGCTATAGATGATATTGTTGATACTATAAACTTGGTTATTTCTCAACGTCCCCGTCCCACTGACAGTCTTGTGTTTGATGTATTCCCTCAGATGCTTGTAGAAATTCCTGGTATAATAAAAGAAAGGGAGGAGGAGGTAACCTCATCAAAGGCTATGGCTTGGAGTGAATACTGGGAGCGATTACAACATATTGTAAGTAAACTGCGGGATAATGTTCAAGATGGCAGATTTGTACCAGATGTAATTCTAGGTATATCTAATGGAGGGCTGATGTATGCTGACCTCCTGGGACGAGAGCTGTTTAGAGGAATACCGATATTATCATTATGGGCTGATCGATTAAATCGAGAAAACAAGTATTTTGATAATCCTATAAATGAATCAATAGTGAAAGGGATTGAATCCTGTAGTCCAACGGCGAAAGAAAAGATAGAGATATTACTTGTTGATGATATTGTTGCTTCGGGAACAACACTTAGACAAGCAGTGCTATATATAAGTACTAAACTTTCAAATTCAAATGTGTATTTTCTGCCTCTCTTTAGTCGAAATGAGAAATATTTTGATCTCATCAGAGATAATATTGTTTGGCTCTCTCCTGTATTCCACTTTAAAGAAGAAGATGTTATGACAATGCATACAGTTGAGAAAAATTTGTTGCCATACGGTAAAGAAATCCGATCCACATAA
- a CDS encoding IS1380 family transposase: MREDTQLSLRFKMISGKKVTADFTGGDVSSDGGVLALREITDSIGIIDRLAEVITDFRHQSYVLHDNKTLLKQRILQIVCGYEDANDADDLRTDPGFKAACNRLPSEGDLASQPTISRFENAMTPRDIYRIANVLVDLFIASYDTEPKAIILDIDDTDDPTHGAQQLSLFNGYYDEYCYQPLFIFEGQSGNLITSILRPGRRPSGKETCAIIKRVVKRIRAAWPKVGILIRGDSHFATPELYAWCDSHAVLYVLGLTCTSILKKRAQVALEAARREYKASGTKARTFRQMRYQASTWHRDLRVIVMAEVSAQGDNIRFIVTSLESSLPSFIYETVYCGRGQMENFIKDHKLALKSGRTSCHSFLANSFRLMLHSAAYVILHTLREKALSGTEFANAQFDTIRLRLLKIGVEVREMKTKLHFIFPSSFPLKNVFVTMCNKIVMQM; the protein is encoded by the coding sequence ATGAGAGAAGATACCCAACTTTCGCTTAGATTCAAAATGATTTCCGGCAAAAAAGTGACAGCGGATTTTACCGGCGGTGATGTTAGCTCCGATGGAGGAGTTCTTGCATTGAGAGAGATAACAGACAGTATTGGTATTATCGACCGGCTTGCGGAAGTCATTACGGATTTCCGCCATCAGAGTTATGTGCTTCATGATAATAAAACGCTCCTTAAACAGCGTATTCTGCAGATAGTCTGCGGCTATGAAGATGCCAATGATGCTGATGACCTGAGAACCGATCCCGGTTTCAAGGCTGCGTGCAATCGTTTACCGTCCGAGGGTGATCTGGCAAGCCAGCCGACCATATCACGGTTTGAGAACGCCATGACACCAAGAGATATCTATCGTATTGCCAATGTACTGGTGGATCTGTTTATCGCCTCGTACGATACAGAACCGAAAGCGATCATTCTCGACATTGATGATACGGATGATCCCACACACGGGGCGCAGCAACTGAGTTTGTTCAACGGTTACTACGATGAGTACTGCTATCAGCCTCTTTTCATCTTTGAGGGGCAAAGCGGCAACCTGATTACCAGTATTCTTCGACCCGGCAGACGGCCCAGCGGCAAGGAGACCTGTGCAATCATCAAGCGGGTTGTAAAACGCATTCGAGCGGCATGGCCAAAGGTTGGCATCCTCATCCGCGGCGATTCTCACTTTGCCACACCCGAACTATACGCTTGGTGCGACTCCCATGCTGTTCTGTATGTTCTCGGATTGACATGTACCTCAATTCTCAAAAAGCGTGCACAAGTCGCGCTTGAGGCAGCTCGCCGTGAGTACAAGGCATCAGGTACAAAAGCCCGCACCTTCAGGCAGATGCGCTATCAAGCCAGTACATGGCATCGGGATCTCCGGGTAATTGTCATGGCTGAGGTCTCCGCCCAGGGCGACAACATCCGCTTTATCGTCACCAGCCTGGAAAGCTCACTGCCATCATTCATCTATGAAACGGTGTACTGTGGCCGCGGCCAGATGGAGAATTTTATCAAGGATCATAAGCTCGCCCTTAAAAGCGGCCGGACATCCTGCCACAGTTTCCTGGCTAACAGCTTCCGTCTCATGCTCCATAGCGCAGCCTATGTCATTCTCCACACGCTCAGAGAAAAAGCCCTTTCCGGCACCGAATTCGCCAATGCCCAGTTTGATACCATACGGTTGCGCTTACTCAAAATCGGGGTCGAAGTCCGGGAAATGAAAACCAAGCTTCATTTCATCTTCCCGTCTTCCTTCCCCCTGAAAAATGTATTCGTCACCATGTGCAACAAAATCGTAATGCAGATGTAA
- a CDS encoding efflux RND transporter permease subunit has translation MKKLAQFAVDYPITITMAILALSLLGYISFSKLGMDIFPDLNNPRIFVELKSGERPPEEMERQFVQSIESQAIRQKGVVQVSSVSRVGSAQVTVEYSWNSNMDESFLDLQKTLKNLSANQQIDELNITQHDPNASPIILLGFYHPEITDMDELRRVAENFIQNELVRQQGIAEVKLLGKEEKEVIIETDDYLMKAYGLTPSTIASRITNNNRNVSGGSITESGRKYVIKGVSELDSIDDIGRIIVAEKQQTADTSAQGSSGAGSATVSVPVFLKDVATIKFQNKKPDNIVRVNGVRCMGIAVYKETKYNTIKAVTEFQHALVDLRKALPGYQLTIIQNQGDFVTQAVNEVQSAALVGILLSVLVLFIFLRRFGTTAIISLAIPISIIATFNLMYFDNLTMNIMTLGGLALGAGMLVDNAIIVMENIFRNMENGMPIKEAAVVGTAQVGGAINASTITTVVVFLPIVYLHGSAGELFKDQALTVSFSLLCSLAVAIFVVPMLAAQFLKSVPPGTKLTSIRFLRYRNFLSHLLDHRWLVIGVTSAIVAASFSLIPVIGSEFMPKPEARDFSIDIKLPEGTEINRTADAVETIESVVRQTLGDNIVSMFSVAGPSEEIGTSSTSVFQDENTATLKFSIKKESKLRTEYVVSQLTTELKKLPDVEVKVAHEQTALDVTLGTESAPMAIEIQGDDLDIIQNLTEQAKEKVSAIPDLFNITTSFDEGRPEIDLKIDRVRAGVLNVGIDNLTARLKERLAGTTAGQWENGGELRDITIELPKVGINDLEGIVIKNGNQDVSVNEVARVIIGQAPKEINRKNQVRIGMVTAHLKNVRPLNQVVADIRTKMSGISFPQDYKYAVTGEEQMRRDAFQNLKFAFLLSLVLMYMVLAAQFESLIHPFTILFSIPTAVVGTILAFFLLGKSFNIMAYIGLIMLVGIAVNDSIILVDCINQVRKEGASLREAILEAGMRRIRPIIMTSLTAILGMLPLCIDIGEGAALRSPLAIAVVGGLFTSTILTLIVIPCVYYVLDSLTVRNKT, from the coding sequence ATGAAAAAATTAGCCCAGTTTGCAGTTGATTATCCGATTACCATTACCATGGCTATCCTGGCACTCTCCCTGCTTGGGTACATCTCGTTCAGTAAGCTGGGCATGGACATTTTCCCGGACCTGAACAACCCCAGGATTTTTGTGGAATTGAAATCGGGCGAGCGCCCCCCTGAAGAGATGGAACGTCAGTTTGTCCAGTCGATTGAATCGCAGGCCATTCGGCAGAAAGGTGTTGTCCAGGTATCCTCGGTATCACGGGTAGGTTCGGCTCAGGTTACCGTGGAATACTCCTGGAATTCCAACATGGATGAGTCGTTCCTGGACCTCCAGAAGACCCTGAAAAATTTATCCGCGAACCAGCAGATCGATGAACTGAATATTACCCAGCATGACCCGAACGCTTCGCCTATCATTCTTCTCGGTTTTTATCACCCCGAGATCACTGATATGGACGAGCTGCGGAGGGTGGCGGAAAATTTTATTCAGAACGAGCTGGTTCGTCAGCAGGGTATTGCAGAAGTCAAACTTTTGGGGAAAGAGGAAAAGGAGGTAATTATTGAAACGGATGATTACCTCATGAAAGCATACGGACTTACTCCCAGCACCATAGCATCGAGAATTACGAACAATAATCGAAACGTGTCCGGCGGTTCCATAACCGAATCGGGGAGAAAGTATGTCATCAAGGGTGTGAGCGAGCTCGATTCGATCGATGACATCGGTCGTATCATTGTCGCTGAAAAGCAGCAGACTGCGGATACATCCGCTCAGGGATCGTCTGGCGCAGGTTCGGCGACTGTATCTGTTCCGGTCTTCCTGAAGGATGTTGCCACCATCAAGTTCCAGAACAAGAAGCCTGACAACATCGTCCGGGTGAACGGTGTCCGCTGCATGGGCATCGCCGTCTACAAGGAAACGAAGTATAACACTATCAAAGCTGTTACCGAATTTCAACACGCCCTTGTGGACTTGCGGAAAGCCCTGCCCGGTTATCAACTGACAATAATCCAGAACCAGGGTGATTTTGTTACCCAGGCGGTCAACGAGGTGCAGTCGGCGGCACTGGTAGGCATTCTGCTCTCGGTGCTGGTGCTTTTTATTTTCCTCAGGAGATTCGGCACCACCGCCATCATCAGTTTGGCCATCCCCATTTCCATAATCGCCACGTTCAATCTGATGTATTTCGATAACCTGACCATGAACATCATGACCCTCGGCGGTCTGGCGCTCGGGGCGGGCATGCTGGTGGACAACGCCATAATCGTGATGGAGAATATCTTCCGCAACATGGAAAACGGGATGCCGATCAAGGAGGCGGCGGTTGTCGGCACAGCCCAGGTGGGCGGCGCCATCAATGCCTCCACCATCACCACCGTTGTGGTTTTCCTCCCCATCGTGTATCTCCATGGGTCCGCGGGCGAACTGTTCAAGGACCAGGCGTTGACTGTATCGTTTTCACTTCTCTGTTCGCTGGCAGTGGCTATATTTGTGGTTCCCATGCTCGCCGCCCAATTTCTCAAAAGTGTGCCGCCAGGGACTAAACTGACCTCCATCCGGTTCCTGAGATACCGTAATTTCCTCTCGCATCTTTTAGACCATCGGTGGCTGGTGATCGGGGTAACCTCAGCAATAGTTGCCGCTTCGTTCAGCCTCATCCCGGTCATCGGGAGTGAATTCATGCCCAAGCCTGAAGCGCGTGATTTTTCCATAGACATCAAGCTCCCCGAAGGAACCGAGATCAACCGTACCGCCGACGCGGTCGAGACAATCGAAAGCGTCGTCCGCCAGACTCTCGGAGACAATATCGTGTCCATGTTCAGCGTAGCAGGCCCTTCGGAGGAAATCGGCACAAGCTCCACTTCGGTTTTTCAGGATGAAAATACCGCCACTCTCAAGTTCAGTATCAAAAAAGAGTCGAAATTGCGCACTGAATATGTGGTGTCGCAACTGACCACGGAATTAAAAAAGCTGCCCGATGTGGAAGTAAAAGTGGCGCATGAGCAGACCGCTCTCGATGTGACTCTGGGGACGGAGTCTGCGCCAATGGCAATTGAAATACAGGGGGATGACCTCGATATCATTCAGAACCTTACCGAACAGGCGAAAGAGAAAGTCTCGGCAATCCCTGACCTCTTTAATATTACGACCAGCTTCGACGAAGGCCGGCCGGAGATCGACTTGAAGATAGACCGGGTACGGGCCGGGGTGTTGAATGTTGGTATAGACAACCTCACCGCACGGCTAAAAGAGCGTCTCGCCGGAACCACGGCGGGCCAGTGGGAAAACGGAGGCGAGCTGCGTGATATCACGATCGAACTCCCCAAGGTCGGGATAAACGATCTTGAGGGCATCGTGATCAAGAACGGAAACCAGGATGTGTCGGTAAATGAGGTTGCCCGAGTCATAATCGGCCAGGCGCCAAAGGAAATCAACCGTAAGAACCAGGTGCGAATAGGGATGGTGACCGCACATTTGAAAAATGTCCGGCCTCTCAATCAGGTAGTGGCGGATATCCGCACCAAAATGAGCGGGATCAGCTTTCCTCAGGATTATAAATATGCAGTAACCGGCGAGGAACAGATGCGGCGTGATGCATTCCAGAACCTGAAATTTGCTTTCCTCTTGTCCCTGGTACTCATGTACATGGTGCTGGCCGCGCAGTTTGAATCATTGATTCACCCATTCACCATTCTTTTCTCCATTCCTACAGCGGTGGTCGGAACGATACTTGCCTTTTTCCTTTTGGGGAAATCCTTTAACATCATGGCTTACATAGGACTGATCATGCTGGTGGGTATT
- a CDS encoding TolC family protein produces MMERKTMYKILSVKAAMGLVFLLCWPGFATAQQVLTLEKATDIAMSKSPTIQHSKMSLERSEESLNIQKLALKSQFSLRINPYGQTNDRSFDSRDAAYYTNWNKSSSGSFNITQPLKWTDGTFTINDQLGYQKAYSDRSNLTTSYYNNSVSFSLSQPLFTYNRTLLSLKQLELNLENTKLGFALQMLSLEQNIATNFYNLYESKASLDIAVDELKNQQMSYEIIKGKVDAGLSANEELYQAELNMLSSTASLENRKVSLLNSYETFKRLIGLSLTDSITVEANITFQQVDVNLQKAIDNALKNRMELRQRAISLSNLQDDLIRTAAQNEFKGSMNLSLGVKGIDSDLTDIYKTPTNTVVAGISFDIPIWDWGQQKSRMNVSKIAIKDAQLSAEEEKTNMVIAITQAYRNMGNLVSQIEIARQNLQLAQRTYDINLERYKYGDLTSMDLNLYQSQLSQKRTSLTASQIDYKQALLNLKIITLWDFEKNQPVVPMQTLEK; encoded by the coding sequence ATGATGGAACGGAAGACCATGTACAAAATTTTATCCGTGAAAGCAGCGATGGGGCTGGTATTTCTTTTATGCTGGCCGGGATTTGCGACCGCGCAGCAGGTATTGACGCTTGAAAAAGCCACTGATATTGCCATGTCCAAAAGCCCCACGATTCAACATTCCAAGATGAGTCTGGAGAGAAGCGAAGAATCGTTGAACATCCAGAAACTGGCTTTGAAATCCCAATTCAGCTTGAGGATCAACCCTTACGGCCAGACCAACGACCGCTCGTTCGATTCGAGAGATGCGGCCTATTACACGAACTGGAATAAATCGTCTTCCGGCTCCTTCAACATTACCCAGCCTCTGAAATGGACAGACGGCACCTTCACGATAAACGACCAGTTGGGCTATCAAAAGGCATACAGCGACAGAAGTAATTTAACAACAAGTTATTACAATAATTCCGTCTCTTTCAGCCTCTCACAGCCGCTTTTTACCTATAACCGCACCCTTTTGAGCCTTAAGCAACTGGAGCTGAATCTGGAAAACACAAAGCTCGGTTTTGCCTTACAGATGCTTTCACTGGAACAGAATATTGCCACAAACTTCTATAATCTCTACGAAAGTAAAGCGAGCCTGGATATCGCTGTCGATGAGCTCAAGAACCAGCAAATGAGCTACGAGATCATCAAGGGCAAGGTGGATGCCGGTCTTTCGGCCAATGAGGAGCTCTACCAGGCGGAATTGAATATGTTATCGAGTACAGCTTCCCTGGAAAACCGTAAGGTATCTCTTTTAAACTCCTATGAAACATTCAAAAGACTCATCGGGCTTTCCCTCACCGATTCTATTACAGTTGAAGCAAATATTACATTTCAACAGGTGGATGTGAACCTTCAGAAAGCAATCGACAACGCCCTGAAAAACCGTATGGAACTCCGTCAGCGCGCTATCAGCCTCTCGAACCTCCAGGATGATCTGATACGCACCGCCGCTCAGAACGAGTTCAAGGGGAGCATGAACCTTTCCCTTGGCGTCAAAGGGATCGATAGTGATTTAACTGATATATATAAAACACCTACGAATACTGTGGTAGCCGGCATTTCGTTCGATATACCCATCTGGGACTGGGGACAACAAAAGTCGAGGATGAATGTGTCAAAGATCGCCATCAAGGATGCACAACTGTCCGCCGAGGAAGAAAAGACCAATATGGTCATCGCCATCACGCAGGCATACCGCAACATGGGCAACCTGGTCAGCCAGATCGAGATTGCCCGTCAGAACCTCCAGTTAGCCCAGCGCACGTATGACATCAACCTGGAGCGTTACAAATACGGAGATCTTACCAGCATGGACCTGAATCTTTACCAGAGCCAGCTCTCCCAGAAAAGGACAAGCTTAACTGCTTCTCAAATTGATTACAAGCAGGCCCTGCTCAACCTGAAGATTATCACCCTCTGGGATTTCGAAAAGAACCAGCCAGTGGTGCCCATGCAGACGCTCGAAAAGTAA
- a CDS encoding efflux RND transporter periplasmic adaptor subunit has protein sequence MRAELILVIIVAFPLACSQPQSQADLDITAPVSVEEIKYKPIEEFITTTGTVNATKLYDLKTEQAGYFRLAINPGTSRPYIIGDQVKKDSVLVYLDNPEVENSIKIDSQKIGLDLALREYEKQQSLFEKGGVTQRELITAQRSAMDAKYGYENSLIQLSRMKVHFPFDGVIVDLTYYTPGIKVSSGAAIASIMNYSKLNMDISLSAKELGIIKKNQPGRITNYTIPDKILTGRITQVSPALDPTTRTFKASLDIDNPSLILKPGMFVKVDIIVAHKDSAIVLNKDIIMTRRQNKSVFVVDRGLAVERPITIGLQNPTKVEVVSGLKVDDRLVVKGFETLRDRAKVKIVK, from the coding sequence GTGAGAGCGGAATTAATTCTGGTGATCATCGTTGCCTTTCCCCTGGCATGCAGCCAACCGCAAAGCCAGGCAGATCTTGACATCACCGCTCCGGTGAGTGTGGAAGAGATCAAGTACAAACCAATTGAGGAATTCATCACCACCACAGGGACTGTCAATGCCACAAAATTGTACGATTTGAAGACGGAGCAGGCGGGGTATTTCCGTCTGGCGATCAATCCCGGCACCTCAAGACCTTATATTATCGGTGATCAGGTAAAAAAGGATTCAGTACTCGTTTACCTCGATAATCCCGAAGTGGAAAACAGTATCAAAATCGATTCGCAGAAGATTGGCCTTGATCTGGCCCTGCGGGAGTATGAAAAGCAGCAGTCCCTCTTTGAAAAGGGGGGAGTGACCCAGCGTGAGCTCATAACTGCCCAGCGCTCAGCTATGGATGCCAAGTACGGCTATGAAAACTCCCTCATTCAGCTCTCCAGAATGAAGGTCCATTTTCCGTTCGACGGAGTAATAGTTGACCTGACCTATTACACTCCTGGCATCAAGGTTTCATCGGGCGCAGCGATTGCCTCCATCATGAATTACAGCAAGCTTAACATGGATATCAGCCTTTCCGCCAAGGAACTGGGCATAATAAAGAAAAACCAGCCGGGGCGGATAACCAATTATACCATTCCCGATAAAATTCTAACCGGGAGAATCACCCAGGTTTCTCCGGCTCTCGATCCCACCACCCGGACATTCAAGGCGTCATTGGATATTGACAATCCCAGCCTGATCCTGAAACCCGGCATGTTTGTCAAAGTGGACATCATTGTGGCTCACAAGGACAGCGCCATTGTGCTCAACAAGGATATAATCATGACCAGGCGGCAGAACAAGAGTGTGTTCGTGGTTGACAGGGGCCTTGCTGTGGAGCGCCCCATTACCATCGGCCTGCAGAATCCTACTAAGGTGGAGGTGGTAAGCGGGCTGAAGGTGGATGACCGCCTGGTGGTCAAGGGTTTTGAAACCCTGAGAGACCGCGCAAAGGTAAAGATAGTGAAATAG
- a CDS encoding aldo/keto reductase → MENKEEKKMNRKEFFTRTTEGIIGIGLTGLAAPDSGETQAPKTNVEFRTLGKTGLKISAVGIGAARTNEPSVIKKCLDMGLNFFDTGRMYSEGKNEEIIGSVIKDIRKNMVIQSKIDQKLMGDREAMVKSIDDSLKALRTDFIDIMLVRGATSEEFVNDTILMEVFSKAKKSGKIRFCGFSSHAGSADQILRAGVKTKFYDVAMIPYNHAGHFTHSIYGIYSEWNQEAKEKEIADAVAAGMGILVMKTCSGGPRKEEGEPKETYRSALKWILRNKNVSSVVAGMGNFREVTEDTSAMG, encoded by the coding sequence ATGGAAAATAAAGAAGAGAAAAAGATGAACCGTAAGGAATTTTTCACCCGCACCACGGAAGGAATCATCGGCATCGGTCTTACTGGTTTGGCAGCGCCCGACTCAGGGGAAACCCAGGCGCCCAAAACGAATGTGGAATTCCGCACACTCGGAAAGACCGGCCTGAAAATATCGGCTGTCGGCATCGGCGCGGCCCGGACGAATGAGCCTTCGGTGATAAAAAAATGCCTCGACATGGGATTGAATTTTTTCGATACCGGGCGGATGTACTCGGAAGGAAAGAACGAGGAAATAATCGGGTCGGTGATAAAGGATATTCGGAAAAACATGGTGATCCAGTCCAAAATAGATCAGAAGCTCATGGGCGACCGGGAGGCCATGGTGAAATCCATCGATGACAGCCTGAAAGCGCTCCGAACCGATTTTATCGATATTATGCTCGTCCGTGGCGCCACATCGGAGGAATTTGTGAATGACACGATCCTCATGGAAGTGTTCTCCAAGGCTAAAAAGAGCGGCAAGATACGGTTTTGCGGATTCTCATCCCATGCCGGAAGCGCCGATCAGATCCTGAGGGCCGGGGTCAAAACGAAATTCTACGATGTGGCCATGATCCCTTACAACCATGCCGGACATTTCACCCATTCCATTTATGGTATCTACAGCGAGTGGAACCAGGAAGCCAAGGAGAAAGAAATAGCCGATGCAGTGGCTGCCGGTATGGGCATCCTGGTCATGAAGACCTGTTCCGGCGGGCCGAGAAAAGAAGAGGGTGAACCGAAAGAAACCTACCGGTCGGCTCTGAAATGGATTCTCAGGAATAAGAATGTCAGCTCGGTTGTGGCCGGCATGGGAAACTTCCGCGAGGTTACAGAAGATACCTCGGCGATGGGATGA